Genomic segment of Methanolobus mangrovi:
TCTTTTATCAGTGAAAACAGTTTTTCCCGCATTGTCCTTATATGCTATTCCCTTTACCCTGGATACATCCTTGCCTGAAGCTATAGTCTCTATAAGCTCAGGCAGTGTCTCTTCTCCTTCTCCTACGACCACGTAATCAAAATGTTCAAGTGTTTCCTCGGCAGCTCCGGATGGATGGGGTCCGCCTGCTATGAATATAGATTCGGTGTTTGCTTTCTTTACTTCCTGAAATACTGAATCTGCCTGCCTTGTGGCAAAGCTGTATATCATTATTCCATCATGAGGTGCCTTGACCTTCAAAGCACCCGGAAGAAGGGGAGCCAGCGCAGCAAGGCTATATGCATTTTTCTTATTCCAGCGAAAGCAGACATCCATGAATTAGTCTCAGTCTTTGTTTATCTCTACAAAGGAAGCAGTGCTGTTAACGATAACTCTGTCACCGTTCTTCAACAATTCAAAAGGATCAGTTTCCAGCTTGTCTACGAGTGGAATCTCTGATATTATTGCTCCTACTGCTACAATGGGTTCTGATTCAATATTTATCATTGCAGCAGGCGCTACGTTGTTCTTGAAAAGCTGATAAATGACATATGAACCAACGGTAGACCCTTTTCCGTATGGGAAGACAAGAACCTTTCCGCTGATGGACTGGCCGTAAAGCTCATGCTGAGGCTCTACGATCTCTCCGGTCTCAGGGTCAACATTCCCAAGGAATGATATGGGGTCACGGGTTAGGAGCACTTCTCCTTCTGCAACACCCCTGGCTATGGTCCTGCAATTAACTCTCATCGATGACACCTGCCTCTTTGATACAGTCCTCAATGCTCGCATACTTTGCAGCCACTTTACACATGCTTGGTACGTAGGCAAGCGCCTTTCCGGAATTAACTGTTATAGAGCTATACTTGTTAGTGGCAGGTGATACTACCATACAGGTATCACACACAACCTTTGCACCACTCTTCTCAATTCTCTCTACAAGGTCCGGGTATTTCTCAGCAATCTCCCTTGCAGTGCAGACCCACATCTCCTTCTGTAATTTCTTTCCGTTAACGAGTTCTGCGATCTCTTCCAGTTCTTCAGGAGAGCAATGTGGACATCCCACAGTTATTATTTCGCTGGACAGTATATCCTTATTAGTTTCATAGACCTCGTCTATCTGTACTCTCTCAACAGGGATCCTCTCATCGGGTTTTGCAAACCTGTTCCTGACAGCTTCAGGTGTCACGCCTTCTATATGGTATAATGCCACAGCCCCGGATGCTGCAAGAGCTGCACCGAGTGATTTCATCTCATTTTTGGAAGGTTCGTTCTTCGTGTAGAATATGGGCACCCTGCTTCCGACGGTCTTCCCCACTACGTAACCGAGGGCACCGTAATCAGAGCCTGAAAGTTCGCAATCAACTTCCACAGCTATTACAGGTTCCCTCATCTCATCAAGGTGGTATCCGTAATTTGCAGTTTTCCCGATAAGGGCTGCTGAAAGGGCTGAAGGTCCCCCTTCACGGTTTGTCCTTGCACCTATTACAGAGTTGGCATAGGAAACTGCCGAGGACTCGCTCCAAGCGATGTGGTCATCCAGTTTAACATCAAACCCTTCAAGATAATAAGGGGTGCATGTGCATTTTGTCTGAATTCCAAGTTTTGCATAAGCTTCTATGATCTGCTGCTGCTTCTTTGCAAAAGCAGGGTCAATACCCATCTCTTCCCATTTGTTGATGTCCATTCCGGCAGGGTTGAGTATTGAAGGTATCTTCACTTTTCCTTCAAGGTCAGAAATCCATTCCAGTCCTGCATCTCCAATTGTCTTATATGATACTCCGGCTATCTGGGCACTTTTTACAGGTATGAGCCTGTCCGCACCGTAGATATCGCCCAGTGCCACAAGGATCTCTATTGCTTTTTGGAGGCTAGGTCCATACTCTCCTTCAAGAGTCTTTTCTTCTTCAGGTGTAAGATACATTATTGTTCCGCCGTTTTCCTTTCCTCATTCGGGCATCTTTGCACGTTCAAAGTTCTGGGCTTCCCTGAGCACCTTTGTCGCATCAATGCCGACTTTGGTAGTTGTTCCGTCAGGTGCACCTCTTGGATCAAGTGAACTACCTCTCACATTTGGTATTATCATGATATCCATGTCACCTTTTACTCTGGTGGCAATGGCAAATTCCACATCATGCAGGTCGAAGATGTCAATATCATCATCA
This window contains:
- a CDS encoding DUF126 domain-containing protein; its protein translation is MSSMRVNCRTIARGVAEGEVLLTRDPISFLGNVDPETGEIVEPQHELYGQSISGKVLVFPYGKGSTVGSYVIYQLFKNNVAPAAMINIESEPIVAVGAIISEIPLVDKLETDPFELLKNGDRVIVNSTASFVEINKD
- a CDS encoding aconitase X catalytic domain-containing protein produces the protein MYLTPEEEKTLEGEYGPSLQKAIEILVALGDIYGADRLIPVKSAQIAGVSYKTIGDAGLEWISDLEGKVKIPSILNPAGMDINKWEEMGIDPAFAKKQQQIIEAYAKLGIQTKCTCTPYYLEGFDVKLDDHIAWSESSAVSYANSVIGARTNREGGPSALSAALIGKTANYGYHLDEMREPVIAVEVDCELSGSDYGALGYVVGKTVGSRVPIFYTKNEPSKNEMKSLGAALAASGAVALYHIEGVTPEAVRNRFAKPDERIPVERVQIDEVYETNKDILSSEIITVGCPHCSPEELEEIAELVNGKKLQKEMWVCTAREIAEKYPDLVERIEKSGAKVVCDTCMVVSPATNKYSSITVNSGKALAYVPSMCKVAAKYASIEDCIKEAGVIDES